The genomic region AGCGCCGCTACGTGCCCCATCTCGTGCACGTAGATGCACAGCACGAAGCCCAGCGCGAACTTCCAGCTCCAGATCGACCAGTACACGCCGACGGTGGCGAACATGCTCAGCAAGGTGCCCATCTTCCCCAGCCCCAGCAGCAGGAGCTTGCCCTGGCCGAACGCGAGGAGGAGCAGCGTCTTGAACTTGAGCAGCAGAGCCGCGAGCGTGGCGATTATGCCGCCTTTCTTCGCGCCCGACGACGCTTTGCCGGGCTTCGCCTGTCCCGCCTCGGGCTTCGCCTTGCCTTCGCCCGCATCGATGCGGCGGGTGAGGCCCAGCACGCGCTGGGAGATGACCGCATGCTGCCGCGTCTCGCGAGGCAGCAGATCCAGCGCCTCATGCCAGAGCGGCAGCGCGGCGGCCAAGTAGCCGTCTCCTCCTCCGCCTCGGCGCCGGCCGCCAGGCGCTCCAGCCGTGCGCCGTGCACCAGGCGCTGGCAGCCGGGGCAGCTCAGCATCCCCGGCGCCACCTCGGTGCCGCAGCGGTCGCAGGCCAGCTCCGACGTACGCGCGGGGCCCAGGACGAGCTCGCTCACCCCGGCTGCGCCGCCGCGCGGTCGGCGCCCACCCGATATGGGCCGGTGACCGAGACCCTGGCGGGTGCCGTCATGCGCCACGCCTGGAGCACGCCGAAGCCCATGATCAGGATCCCCAGAACGTTCTTGAATCCTTCCGCCACCGGCGCCACCAGCAGCGCCGGGAAGAGCGCGCCACCCTGGCCGAGCTGGTAGGGCACGTAGATGGTAAGGATCGCGAGGTAGGTGAGCACCGCCGCCGTCACCTGATACGGCACGCCGCCCCGCCCGCCGGCACCCTTCCGCACGGCCTTGCCCACCAGCCACCCGACCAGGATGGCGACCAGCCCGATCTCCACGTTCAGGAAGTACACCATCGCCAGGTACAGCGCCGCGCCCAGCACTGCCGCGCCCGTGCCCAATACGAACGCGAGGACCAGCCCGCCCGGAGTGGCGCCGCGGGCGAGCTCGGCCTCCACGCCCTTGCGGCATGAAGTGCACGCCACGCGGCCGCCGACTTCGTGGTACGAGTCGTCGATGCCGGTCCTGCAGAAGGCGCACTCTATGGACTGCGCCTCGATGGCGACGGCGGCGGCGGGCTCGGCGGAGTCGAACTGCAGGGACATGGCGCCCGCGGCGTCGGGAGGAGGGATGGACATGATCTTGTGATGTGCGGAGATGGAACGGCGGCGGGATGCCGGGAGGTGACGTGAATAGTAGAGGAAAGTCTGTTTTCCGGCAACGACGGCCCTGCATCACAGGTAGATGCGGGCCGTCGTTCGGCTCGCGGCCTTTGCGGATGCGAGCTACTGCGGTACGACCATCATCTCGTAGCGCTGCTGCGCGTCGCGCTCGGCGGCGGTGAGCGGGGCCTTGGGCGGGATGCGGAGAAGCTGGCCCGGCGCGATGAGGCCCGGCACGAGCACTTCCTCCTTGTTCGCCACCCACAGCTTCGGCCACAGCGACGCGTCGCCGTACACCCGCCGCGCGACGACGATCAGGTTCCGCTCGCCCGGAAGCGCGCGCTGCACCGTCGTCACCGGCGCTCGTCCCGCGTGTCGCACCGGCACCGGCGAGCGGGTCGCGGACGCAGCGGTCTCGCGCCGCGTCTCCGCCCGCGCCGCCTCCGCGTCCACGTGCACGAGCCCGCGGGCGGGCGCGGATGCGCCGGCTGGAGCGGACGGAGATGGGGTGCGCGAATCGCTCGGACGCGCGGTCGCGGGAGCGGCCGCTACGGTGGCGGCCGGCGCGGGGATGCGGGAAGGCGGAGCGGGCACCGGCGCCGGACGGGGCGCGGAGGCGGTGCGCTCGCCCGGCGCGGCTTCGATGACGATGTCGCCGCCGCCCACGATCTGCACGGGGCGGAAGCGGGGGACGATGCGGATGCGAACCTCGCGCGTCTCGCCCGGAGCGAGGTGCACGCCCTGCGTGTCGGCTTCGGCGTAGTGGTGCGGCGGCAGGTCGGCCGCGTCGATGGAGAGGCGCCAGCGGCCGGGCGCCAGGCCCGTGAGCGCGAACGCCCCGCTCGCGTCGGACACGCGCCGCTGCGTCTCGCCCTCGCGAGAGAGCTCGATGGTCACGCCGCCCAGCGCGCCCGCATCCACCAGCGGCCGTCCATCTCCCGGCCCCTCGGCGCCGGGCGCGAAGTCGTACACGTGCACCGAGCCGTCCACGCGCGCCCCGCGCACCATCCCCACCTCCTCGCGCCTCGCCTCGCCGCCCACCACGGTCACCTTGAGCGGCATGGGGCGCTGCGTCACGCGGTCCACGCCCGCGGTCAGCCGGTCGACCTCCAGGTAGTAGGTGCCCGGCGTGACGCCGCCGAACGACCAGCGCCCGCGCCGGTCCGTGGCCACCACGCGGTCGCCCAGCCGCACGGGCACGCCGGCCAGGCCCTGCCCCGTCTCGGCGTCGAAGAGGCGCCCGGAGACCTCCCCCGCGTCGCGCAGGCGGGCGACGGGCACGCCCACGGGCACCACGTAGTCCACCGTGAACGCGGTCCGCGGCGCGCCGGTGGTGGAGCCGCCGGCGACCCGCGCCCGCGCCTCGATGCGGTGCCCGAACGGCAGCGCCTGGTCCACCCCCACCTCCACGGCGCCCGCCTCGGGAACGAACGCGCCCGGCGCGCGCGTGCCGGAGGCCGAGACGCGAACGCCGGTGCCGGTGGCGAGCCGCGCCTGCGCATCTACCGAAGCTGACACGCCGTCGCGCACCTCGCCCGTCTCCAGCACGGTGCCCTGGAAGCGCTCCACCGATGCGGAGACCGAGGCCGCTCCCGCCGCCGCTCCCGCGCGCAACGACAGCCGCCGCGCGGGCGAGGTCTCGCCCGTGGCGCGGTCCGTCACCGTGCCGAGCTCCACCCGCGGCTGGAGCCACGAGCGCCCGTGCCGCAGCGTGCTGCTCGCCGCCATCGTCCGCGACTCGCGGTCGTACTCGGCGCCGAGGCGGCCACCCGCGCGCTGCTCGTCCAGCATCTCCAGCGTGAGCAGGCCGCCGTACCCGATCTCCCCGCGCGCGGAGCGGACCAGGCGCGGTGTGCGGAAGAGGATGGGCAGCAGCTCGCCGTACACGTTCTCGCCGCCGGTGCGGCGGCCGATGGAGGCGCCTAGGTGGAACGCACCAACCGGGCGCAGCGTGAGCGAGCCCCAGTCCTCGCTCACGCCTCGCTGCGGGCCCGGGTACGCGCTGTCGGCCCGCAGGTGGCGCACGGAGAAGGAGATGCGGGGCCGCGAGCCGTACGCCTCCAGCGACGTCGCCGTGCCGTTCCCATCTACCGAACGGCCCGCCTCCGCGTCCAACGTGGTCCCGCGCACGGGCACCACCGTGGCGCGCGCCGTCGTCACCGCGCCGGAGTCGCGGCCGGTCCGCTGGAGGTAGCCGACGCCCAGGCGCGTCACCGGGCCGAAGCGCAGGCCCGCGAAGCCGCCGGTCTCCGTCGCCCCGGCGAACCCGTTGCGGGGGCGCGCCGTGAAGGCCGACGCGACCAGCGGCCCCGCCGCGATCGACCCGCCCGCGCCGAAGGCCGAGCGCCCCGGTTCGGTGAGGCGCGAGAGGGCGTAGATGCCGTCGCCCAGGCGCACGTCGAAGCCGCGGCCGGTGATGCCCAGGCGGTACTCGCCGGGGTCGGCCAGCAGCGACGGCCGCGGGTCGCGCGGGCGGGCGAGGAAGTCCACGCGCGTCCCGCCACCGGCCGAGAGCGTGCCCGCGCCCGAGATGGAGGGGATCGCCGTCGTGCCTTGCCCGCCCGCGTCTCCCGTCCGCAGGCGCACCTCCACCGGCAGACGGTGGAAGCGGTCCTGCACGCCCGAGGCTGCGTGCGCGACCACCTGCACGCGCGTGGTCGCCGCGGCGCGCACCGACGTGTCCGCGATCGACGACGCGCGCAGCTCCACTCGGTCGATCACCGCCGCGCCGTCCGCCGGCCCCGCGGCGGGCGTCACGGTCACGCGCACCGGCCGCTCCTCGCCCGGGCCGAGCAGCACGTCGGCGACGTCGGGCCGAGCCGCGGAGCCGCGGCTGCCGGTGGCGGAGAGGCGGACGCGGGCCGCCGCGTTGCCGCGGTTGCGCACGGAGAACGACGCCGTGTACGCATCTCCCGCGACCGCGAACCGCGGGGCCGCGCCCGCCCGTACCTCCAGCGCCCGAATCTCCCGCACCCGCACGACGGCGGAGTCGGCCGATGCGAATCCCTCCGCCGAAGCGGTGTAGCGCACGACGTAGGCGCCGGGCCGCGCGCCTGCCGGCACGGTGAAGCCCACCGGCCGCGTCTCCCCCGCCCCGGCCGCGAGCGGGGTGGGCAGATCGCTCGCCACCGCCCGCCACCCCGCGGGCAGCACGGCCTGGCCGCTCACCGTGAGCGTGCGCCCCGATGCGTTCGTCAGGCGGAAGACGAGCGTGGCCGGCCCGCCGGGCGCCGCTTCCACCGCCGCCGGGCCGCGCAGCTCCACCCGCATCTGCGCAGCGGCGGGTGCGGGCGAGAGTGCCGCGAAGGCGGCGGCGAACAGCATGGCGAGCGGGCGGATGCCGCGCATGCCCGGCGAGGGCTTCACGACCGGCGGGTCAGAGCTTGAGGCGGTAGCGCGCGCCGAACACCTCGTCGCCGCCCGTGTCCGCCACCACCAGCGCCTGGTACGTGCCCGCAGGCAGCGCACCCAGCTCGAAGCGCTGGCGCACCGACGTGCCGGGGTAGACCAGGCCGCGCTTGGCCTCGAACTTCCCGGCGGGCGCGCCCTGCTCGTCGAACAGCTCCAGGCGCAGCGCCGGGCGGAACGCCAGGTCGCCGCTGTTCAGCACGTCGAACTCCAGCGCCTTCCCCGCCGCCGAGCCCTCGGCGCGCGTGCCTGCGAACTCCGCCTTGCGCGTGCCCGTGCCGGCGATGGTCGTCGCCACCTGCACGCCGTAGCGGATGGTGGGCCGCACGCCCAGGCTCACCCGTGCGCCGCGCGCCGCGCCTGCCGCCGGCGCCGCGTCGCCCCGCGCCTCCACCATGACCATGCTCCAGAACGTGCCCGCGAGCGGGCGCCCCTCGGGCACCGCGACCGAGTAGGCGACGGTCACCTCCTGGCCCGCGGGCACGGTCACGGAAGACGGGCTCACGGTGATCCACGCCGCGTTCGAGCGCGGCGAGCTGCCGGGGGCGCCGTAGCGCGTCACGCCGTCGGCCTGGAAGGCGTAGTCGGCCAGGTAGATGCGCGCCTGCTGCGGGCGTCCGGTGGTGTTGCGCACGCGGATGGTGCCCTGGTAGCGCTCGCCGGGCCGCGCGTCGTGCTCCTGCACGGCGGGGCTGGTCACGGCCACCTGCGCGCGTGCGCCGGCCGCGGGAGCGAGCAGCAGGCCGAGCAGGGCCAGGGAGATGCGGAGCTTGGGACGGTTCATGGTACCGGGTTCCTGCGAGAAGGATGATGCGGTAAAAACCGCCGCGGGCGGAGGGCACCAGGCCCCCCGCCCGCGGCGCTGCTTCGGAGCCGGGCTCAGGAGCCGGCGACGACCGTGTACGTGACCTCGCGCGAGCCGGCCGGGACCACGCCCGCCGCCACGGTGGCGGCCAGCGTGTAGCCCGCGTTCAGGCCGCTCTGGTTCACCGTGCTGATACCCGTCACCACGTCCTGCGCGGTGGTCGACAGCGAGACCGCCCCGGCGCTCGTCGCGCCCGACGGGGCCGCCAGCGTCACCGACAGCGTGGTGCCGGCCGGCATGTCGCTGTCCAGCTCCGCGGTGATCTTGCGGTCGGTCTCGTTGGTGGTGATCGCGTACGAGCCGTTCGCGGTCACCGACGTGGGCGCCGAGCCCGCGGTGGCGGTGCTGATGGTCAGCGACGGCGAGCCGGTGAAGGCGATCTGGTTGATGGCCTGGACCTCGTAAGCCACGCTCTGCGTGGCGGTCTGGGCATGCGCGGCGCCGGCGAAGGCGAGCAGGGCGAGCGCGGGCACGGCGATGCGGAGCGTCTTCATGGTGTTTCCCTCAGGTGTGTTGGTTGATGCGGAGCTGACTGCTGCGGCGGTACGGAACCGGAATGGTGCGCGTGACCTGCTGCCGTCGTTGGTTCGTCCTCACCTAGAGCGAGTCCCGTACCATCATGTGCCCGCTGCGTAAACCACCTATCTACAAGCGTTTAAACGAGATGCATGCCGCGCTGCGCCAACGTCCGAATCGACCAGAACCTGTCCGCGAGGTGGAGCCTCAGCCTCATATCTTCCAGTAAAAGCGCCGTTTAGCTGCATGTGTAAAATTTCGATACAACCACGCCCCTGTCAGAAGCTTTTCAGACACCCGCATCGCGCATCCAATCCGCCGATCCACGCTACCATCTCACCACTCCCCCCGGCGCGGCCCCGCGGTGCGTAGGGGTGCGATTCATCGCATCCGCCGCTTCCGCGCGGGACGATTTGGCAGATAACCTACATCGCATCAACTACTTCGCTGCCTTCCACCGCACAAGCGGAAAGAGCCCGCGGCGGTGGCCACGGGCTCGTTCGATATCGATCTGCCGGCTGTGGTGCGGCCGGAGAGACGCTTCAGCCGCGGCGCCAGCGGAAGAAGACTCGCGGCGCTGCACGGTGCAGGTTCAGCAGCTCCGGCGTCGCGCGGTGCCTGCCCTCGCGCCAGATGAAGTCCATCTCCGCCTCCAGCGCCTCCAGGGCCACGCGCGACTCGCGCACCAGCAGCAGGCTGGCGTACAGCAGCAGCCCCGCGCCGAGCAGCCCGAGCGCGACGGGCACCCACGTGTACTGCCGTCCGCTCACGGCGACCAGCCCGATCGCCACGCTGGTGGCCACGAACGTCCCCAGCGCCGAGTACAGGCGCGCCAGCGCCCGCTGCAGCAGCCGCGAGCGGCGCGTGGTGAGGTCGAGCTGCCGGAACAGCATCCGCCGCTCCTCGTCCAGCAGCTCGCGCTCCGGCGGCGCCTGCTGGAGCGCCGCGAACAGCGCGGCCACGTCGCGTGCCCGGTCCACCGCGCGGTTCGCCCGGCTGGACGTAGCCATGATCAGCGACCCGCACGCCGAGATCAGCACGGCGGGCGTGATCATGGCCGACAGCACGGACAGCGCGTCGGGAAGGTTGGGTTCCATCTCCCGAATGTGAGGCGGCGCCCCCCGTGCCGACAGGGGGCGCCGCATCTACCTCGTCATCCGCCACATCATATCCCGCGCTCCGCATCTCCCGAACCGCCTCGAATCCGCGGTCCGATCGGGAGATGGGAGGCTGCGTCTACTGCCTGGGAAGCTGGAGCAGCGGGGTGGCGCCGCCGGTGACCTGGGGCATCTTGCCGTCCCAGCGCTTGGTCATCTCGTACTGCACCAGGGTGGGCGTGATGCTCTGCGCCAGCAGCTGGTTGGCCTTGGCCTGCGCCTCGGCCTCGGCCAGGATCGCCTTGGCGCGGCCCTGCGCCTTGATGCTGTCGCCCTGCGCCTGGAACGTGTTCTTCTGCAGCTCGTTCTGCGCGGTGAGCGCCTGCTGCTGCATCACGTTCTTGGTGTTGATGGCCTCCATCACGGCGCCCGGCGCGCGGATCTCGTTGATGGTGAACTGCTTGACCATGAAACCGTACGGCGACAGGCGGTTGGTGATGAGCCGCTGGGCGTGCGCCACCGTCTCGGCCTTCTTGGGTCCCAGGATCGCCGCGATCTCCTCGCCGCCCACCACCTCCTGCAGCGCCTGACGGATCGCCTGCTTCACGTATCCGTGCTGGATGGCCTGGATGTCGGTGCGGAACGTGGTGTACAGCAGCGGCGTGCGCGACGGGTCCAGCTCGAACGAGAGCGACACGTCCATCGACACCGGCTGGCCCTCCACGCTGTTCACGTTGATCTCGTCGTTGTTCTCCGAGCCCTCGTTGCTGGTGCGCGCCAGCACCAGCGTCTGCATGAAGACCGGATACTCCTCGATCTCGGTGGTGAACGGCATGCGGAAGTGCATGCCGGGCATGAGCGGCGCGCGCTCCACCCCGCCGCCCAGCTTGTCGATCTTGATTCCCACGTTGCCGGGGTTGATGTACGTGAACGCGCCCGTGAGCAGCGTCACCACCAGCAGCAGGCCGAGGATGACGGGAATGGACTTCACCAGCGCGGGAACGCCGTTCCCGCCGCGCGAGACGGACGGGCGGCCCATGGGAATCTGCACGGTAGACATGCGTCGGTTTGCCTGAGTGGGGTGAAGCGGAGGCGCCCCGGACGGAGCGTCCTCCCCCGCCGGCGCCTCTGTGCGAAGCTGCCCGGCTGGCGTGGACTACGTTGGATGGAAACGCTTTGTGTCACTCCGCTGCTCCCGGGCGCACCGCGGATGGCGCTGCCGTGCCGTGGCCGATCAGCGGGAGTCGCCGGGAAGATGTGCGGCGGACGTTCAGGCCGGGGTGGCGGTCGCGGCGGTCGAGACCGCTTTCCAGCCTCCGCCCAGGAGCGGGACGGTCGCGCACGCGGGGCCGCCGTCTCGCGCCGTGCCCGCCACGCGCGCCTCCAGGCGCAGCGACGGGTCCGCAAGCGCGCGGTCCGCCAGCTCGCGGGGGATGCCGGCGAGGTGGACCTTCATCCGCCGCGTCCAGCAGGAACCCGCCTGGCCGGCGCTGGTGCCGGAGTTGACGTAGACGAACCGCTCGCCGGGCCGCCCTTGCACGCACGGCCCGCGGAAGTCCGGCGAGCCGTCCGGCCGCGGGTCCACCACGCGCACCGTCACGTCGAACGAGAGATGCCGTGCGTCCACCTCCACCGGCGGCTCCAGGTCCGACTTGCCGCGCTGCACGCGGAAGGTGACGCCCGCCGGCGGCGCGACGACGGTGATGCGGAGCGTGATCTCAGCGGGCACAGGACGGCGGGGGAGCGAGACGGGAAACGGAGGGCGAGCATCCAATAAGCCG from Longimicrobiaceae bacterium harbors:
- a CDS encoding DUF5990 family protein, with the translated sequence MPAEITLRITVVAPPAGVTFRVQRGKSDLEPPVEVDARHLSFDVTVRVVDPRPDGSPDFRGPCVQGRPGERFVYVNSGTSAGQAGSCWTRRMKVHLAGIPRELADRALADPSLRLEARVAGTARDGGPACATVPLLGGGWKAVSTAATATPA
- a CDS encoding prohibitin family protein: MSTVQIPMGRPSVSRGGNGVPALVKSIPVILGLLLVVTLLTGAFTYINPGNVGIKIDKLGGGVERAPLMPGMHFRMPFTTEIEEYPVFMQTLVLARTSNEGSENNDEINVNSVEGQPVSMDVSLSFELDPSRTPLLYTTFRTDIQAIQHGYVKQAIRQALQEVVGGEEIAAILGPKKAETVAHAQRLITNRLSPYGFMVKQFTINEIRAPGAVMEAINTKNVMQQQALTAQNELQKNTFQAQGDSIKAQGRAKAILAEAEAQAKANQLLAQSITPTLVQYEMTKRWDGKMPQVTGGATPLLQLPRQ
- a CDS encoding DUF2721 domain-containing protein, producing MEPNLPDALSVLSAMITPAVLISACGSLIMATSSRANRAVDRARDVAALFAALQQAPPERELLDEERRMLFRQLDLTTRRSRLLQRALARLYSALGTFVATSVAIGLVAVSGRQYTWVPVALGLLGAGLLLYASLLLVRESRVALEALEAEMDFIWREGRHRATPELLNLHRAAPRVFFRWRRG